Within Bradymonas sediminis, the genomic segment CTTTGGGATTACCTGACGCGCATTGCGGGTATCGATGCGATGCTCCGGATGCACGAGCACGCAGCAGATTTCGTCGGGAACCGGGATCTGCACGACGTCGATGGGCTCAAGCGAACGCGTCAGCGTCAGGCCGCCATAAAGGCTCGGCGTGACGTTATCGCCGTGCACATCGCCGCTGGCCACTGACTCGCCGAGCAGCGCGTAGCTCAGGATTTCGGTGCGCAATAATTTGCCCCCCACAAACGCATTGGCCGCGACGATCGCCGCGACCGCGGACGCCGCCGATCCGCCCATGCCGGAGCCCAGCGGAATGCCCTTGTCGATCTCAACGCGAAGCCCAAAGGGCAGCCCGAAGTCTGCCAAAAACTGCACCAGGCCGACCGTCGCGGTATTCTCGTCCGCCCCGCGCGGAAGATCGGTCACGACCCCGCGGATATCCGAGATCTCCACGCCCCGCTGCTCGGTGCGATGCAGCGTGACGGTGTCCCCGATGGTGTCGAGCGCAAACCCCAAGATATCAAAGCCAACTGCGACGTTTCCGACCGTCGCGGGAGCGAAGGCGGTCACCTTTTGGGGGATGTTTTGAGCTTCGGATGCGTGCATATATCTTCTCTGCGATGGAACAAATCTGAGGCATTGAGGCCGAACTCCACAGGCTTCGGCCCCACCCTGGGAGGCGTCTATCCTCCGGCCTACATCGGCGCGCCAACATAAGCCGCAAGCCTCAACAGGTCGGCAAAGATCCCGCCCGCCGTGACCCCCGGACCCGCGCCAGGGCCCTGCACGATCAACGGATTCTGGCTATAGCGTCGGGTACGGAACTCGACGATATTATCGGTTAGGTGAATCCTAGCAAAAGCGTGGTCTTTATCATATTCGCGAAGTTGGACCGTGGCCTTGCCCTCGCGGGTCACCGAGCCAACAAAGCGCAACACCTTGCCGGCGTCCCGCGCCTTTTGCAGGCGGCTGGCAAGCTCGGCGTCATAGGCGGGCACGGCCGCCATAAACTCCTCGGTGCTCCCCTTCTCGAGTCCCTCGGGCACCAGGCTCTCGACCTCAACATCCGAAAGCTCGATCGTCAGCCCCATCTCGCGGGCCAAGATCACGACCTTACGGGCGACATCCATGCCCGAGAGGTCCTCGCGCGGGTCCGGCTCGGTATAGCCAAGCTTCTTCGCCTCGCTCAAAATATGCGAAAACGGTCGCTCGCCATTAAAGGCGTTGAATAGATAGGAAAGCGTGCCCGAAAAGATCCCCTCGATCTGGGTGATCTCGTCACCGGTCCTTATGAGATCGCGCAGCGTCTGCACGATCGGCAAGCCCGCGCCCACCGTGGTCTCGTAGAGGTGATATCGACCCGATGCCTTCAGGCGACGATAATACTCCATCGACGCCGTATTGGCCTTCTTATTGGGCGTGATCACGTGAATGCCGCGCTCCATCCACTCGGCGTATTTGCCGGCGATCGCGTCGCTCGCCGTGCAGTCGATCAGCACCGCGTGGGGGTGATAATCGGTCTGGATATGGTCGACGAAGGCGTCGAGTTCGGCGTCGACGGCGTCGGCTTCAAGCACCTCGGCCCAATCCTCCAGCGCGATACGCCCTTCTTCGAGGAGCATCTTTCGATTGCCGATGATGCCACGCACGCGGATATCGATATGGTCGTTATCGCGGAGACGATCGACCTGCTCGGCCAGTTGATTAAGCAAGGTCGCGCCGACGTTGCCCGGCCCGATGATGCCGACCGACAGGGTTTGGTTCGACAGATAGAACCCGGAATGCGCCGCGCGAAGCGCGCGCGTGGCGTCTTTCTGGTCGACGACCACCGAGATATTTCGCTCCGAAGATCCCTGGGCGATCGCGCGAATATTGACGCCGGCCTTGCCCAGCGCGCCAAAGAAGGTCGCCGCCACGCCGGTGATGCCTGCCATCTTATCGCCGACCACGGCGAGGATGCTGCAATTCGGGGTGACCTCGACGGTCTGAATTTGCCCCTGGTGCAGCGCGGCGAAGAAGCCCTGGCGCACCGCGTCTTTGACGAGCATGGCCTGAGCCTGCGGGACCGCGAAGCAAATCGAGTGCTCGGAGCTTGCCTGCGAGATCATCGTGACCGACACGCCCGCCTCGCGCAGCACCCCGAAGAGCCGGTGCGCGATGCCCGGGACGCCGATCATGCCGGTGCCCTCGACGTTGACCAGCGCGACCTCGTCGACCGTGGCGAAGCCCTTCACGCTCGGCGCGGGTCCGCCCTCCACGACCTCTTCGGGCAGGTGAATGCGCGTACCCGCCAGCTCGGAGCGAAAGGTGTTGCGGATAAAGATCGGGATCGACTTCTTGACCGCCGGCGCCATCGTGCGCGGATGAATCACACCCGCGCCAAAATAAGCGAGCTCCATCGCCTCTTTATAGGAGAGCGCGTCGAGCACATGCGCGTCGGGGACCTGCCGCGGATTCGCGCTCATCACGCCATCGACGTCGGTCCAGATATGAATGGCCTGCGCGTCGAGCAGCGAGGCGAAGATCGACGCCGAGAAGTCACTGCCGTTTCGCCCCAGCGTGGTCGGAATCCCCTCGGGATTGGTGGCGATAAAGCCTGTAATGACCAGATAATCGACATCGCGTGAGCCCATCCAGGCGCGCAATAGCTCGCCCGAGCGCTCCCAATCGATCTGCGGCCCCATCTCACCCGGCGACACGCGCAAGGCTTCGCGCGCGTCGAGCCAATCGACCGACACTTCCTGCGCGGCCAGCACCCCGCAGAGCACCTGGGCCGACCAGAGCTCGCCGTAGCCCGAGATGAGCTCGACCACGGTCTCCGAGGCAGTCCCGAGCAGCCAAACCGCGCGCAGCACATCTTCGATATCGCGAAAATCATCTTTGAGCCGCGACTCCAACGCCAACGCCTTATCGGCCGGCAGCAGCGCCTCGATCAGCGCGAACTCATCTTCTTTTAGCGCGTCCAAGCGTCGCCGATAGGCGCTGTCACGCGCGCGCGCCAGATCAACCAGCTCGATCAAACGATTGGTGACGCCGCCCATCGCCGAGACCACGACCGCCTTTTTCGGCGCGGATTGCTGCTGAATGACCTCAGCGACCAGTCGATAGCGCTCGGCGTTGGCCAGCGATGAACCACCGAATTTATGAACAGCCCAATTCCCAACCGTCGCATTACTCACAGGCGTCATCCCTTTTTCTAATCCGCACAATTACTTAAAAAAATCGCTGCATCATAATCACTTACATAATGCAGATACAAATGCAGGATTTACGGGTCGAAAACAACTGTTTACGCCCATAAATCCTGCACTACTTTTAAGACAATCGAGTTTTAGAACGGAATCTCGTCGTCGTTAAACGATTGGTCGTAATTGCTCTCGACCTGCGGCCGCTCCTGGGTATAACCGCCCCCGCCGCTGCTGCTGCCGCTGTCAGAGTAGTCTCCGCCGCCGCTGCCGCCAGACAAGAAGGTCACGTTCGAGGCGACGATCTCGGTGGTATAGCGCTTATTGCCGTCCTTATCCTGCCACTCGTTGGTCTGGATGCGACCTTCAACAAAGATCTGACGCCCCTTTTTGAGGTATTTTTGGCAGTTCTCGGCAGTCTTGCCGAAGACCACGACGCGATGCCACTCGGTGCGCTCTTGGCGCTGGCCACTCTTATCGGTCCACTTCTCGTTGGTGGCGATGCGAAGGTTCCCCACGGCCGTGCCGGACTGGGTAAAACGAACTTCGGGATCAGCGCCGAGGTTTCCGATAATCATGGCTTTATTTAAACTCATTTCTCTCTCCTTTTGGTGCCGTGAGGCTCAACCACACGGTGCAAGTCGAATTTGGTGCGAACAATTATAACGCGCCCATCCTAAATAGCAATAACGACTGAACAAATGTCCGGGCGCTCAGGTTTATTCCAAGGGCACAAACTTTTTTACCTTTGGCCGCCTCCCGATATCGGTGCTACGACCGCGCTGCTACACAATGCCCTCATATATGTTTTCGGCAAGAAGGCTAAATTTGTTGCGATTCTTTTCGCATATATTTACGCCACCCCGCCGGGGATGGCATTAAAAGAGGGTCGCGGGAAGAAATAAATTCACCGCGCTGTTGCAGGGTCGACGTCTTGGCGCTCGCCTCGTACTATTTTTTAAGCGTTTTAGCAGTAAAAATTAACCTCTCGATGAGCGCAAAAAATGTCCTTCTTTGACAAAATTGGCCTCGATAAAATCGGTCTCGATACACTCGGAGAGCGCGTCGGCGGTTTCTTCGACGAGGTATTTTTACCCGAAGAAGTCCTCCAATCACTGCAAAACGCGATGCGGGCGATGGAGCGCGGCGAATATCAGGCAGCGCTAAAGATCCTATATCGCATCCACGCTCAGGATTCGAGCATCGACCGGGTTCATCACCTCATCGGGCTCTGTCATTTTCACCTGGGAGAATTGGGCAAGGCGCTCACCGCGTTTGAGCGCGGGCTCACGGCGCGCGCAGACGCGCTCGGTCACCTCTACGCCGCGCGCTGCGCCGAGGAGTTGGCGAGCGCGAAATACGCGCCGGACCCCGCCGGCGGCGGCGACGTGGCGCTGAGCGCGGCGCAGCGATCGCAATATTTGCACCAGGCCGAGAACCACTTTCGACGCGGACTCGAGGGGGGCGGAAAAGAAGACGTCAACTTCGATCTTCTCTTCGGCCTGGGGCGCATTTACCTCGCCCGAGGGCGCGCCGACCGCGCGGAGCGTGAGCTGCGAAAGGCCACCCGAGCCCGCCCGGAGCGCCCCGAAGCCACGCTGAGCCTCGCGCGTGCCCTCATCGAGCGCGCGAAGCTCGACGAAGCCCGCGTGGTCCTCGATTCCCCGGCGGTGCGCGACTTCGGCGCAGCGGCGGCGCTGCTTCGCGCCGAATTAGAAGAAGCTTCGGGCGACCTCCGCGCGGCGCAGGCAGCCTACGAGGCGACGGTCATCGCCATCGAGCAGGGCCCCGCAGCGAAAGAAGAAGCGCGCGACATTCTAGAGATTGGCGCCGAGGTGAATATTCAGCTCGCGCTGATCGGCGCGGCGCGCACCAGCATGGTGCTTGGCGACGCGAGCCGGGCAAATCGCTATCTTTTACAGGCACTTACCGCCGGCGACGCTGCTGAAATGGCCGAGATCCATCTTCTGCTGGGCGACACCAACGCCGCGATCCAAAACGATTCTCGGGCGATGGAATGCTACCAAACCGCGCTCGATCTCAAGGACGCGTCGCCGCAGATCCAGACCCGCGCGCATATGGGGATGGGGCAAATCTTGCTGCGCAGCGACCTCGACCACGCCGACAATGTGCGGCGCAATCAATACGCGCGGATGCACTTTCAGGCCGCGCTCGACCATATCCCCTTCGACTCACCCACCGCCCGCGAAGCCCAGCAGGGCTTGGCTCGCGCCTACCTAAATGACGGCGATATCAGCAGCGCGCGTCGCCTCATCGACGCCGCGATCCGCCAGAGTGATGCGCCCAGCCAGGCGATGCTCTTCTTGCTCGGCCAGGTCGCGCTGGCATCCGGTGACGCGGCCGAGGCGGTGGTCGCCTTCCAGGAGGCCTCGCGCTCCGAGCAATCCGCCAACGCGCGCCAAAAACAAGCGATCGACGCCGCCCTTCAACGCGCGCTCAAGCGCATGACCTTTGATTGGCAATTGCCCGAGGCGATTGAGCACTCGGGCGCGCTCAGCGAGGTGCTGCGCCAGGTGCGCGAATTTGTGACGGCCGACCGGCGCACCCTCGAGTTTGCGCCCAAAGTTCAGCAGCTTATCGAAGACCTGGACGCGCCGCTTTCCATCGCGCTGGTCGGCGAATTCAACGCGGGTAAGTCCACGATTTTAAACGCTTTAATCGGCGAGGAGGTCGTGCCAATGGGCGTGCTGCCGACGACGGCGCATCTGGGGATCGTGCAATACGGGCCGCGCAAATCCGCCCGCATCGTGCAGCGCGACGGGCGCATCCAGGAGGCCAATCTGGCCGAAGTCAAAGCCCAGATGAAGCAAAACTCCCATGAGATCGCGCATCTCGAATTTCTATACCCGCACCCGGCGCTTCGCTCGGTCGAGTTCTGGGATACGCCCGGATTTAACGCCCTCGACGACGCGCACGAAGAAGCGGCGAGCCGCGCGCTTGGCAACGCCGACGCGCTTTTGTGGGTGCTCGACGCCAACCAGGCGCTCTCACAGTCCGAATTCGACCAGATCGACGCGATCCCGGACGGCAAAGATCGGCTCCTCGTTTTGCTCAATAAGATCGACCGATTTGGCGGCCCAGAGGCGCGCGCGGCGTCGGTCGAAGAATTGCTCGACTATGTCGAAGAGAACGCCGGCGAGCGCATGGCGGGTTGCTTCCCGATCAGCGGAAGAGAAGCCTTCGCTCTGCGCGTGGACACCACCGATGAAGAGCGATCGGCCAAGGAAAAGGCGTTAGAAAACAGCGGCTTCCCGGCCTTCAAAGCCTTTTTGGAGTCCCAGATTATCGAGCGTTCTTCCTATATCAAGACGCTCGAGGTGACGCGTAAATTGGCCGCCCTTCTCGAAGACATCGCCGCCTCACAACATACGCTTAGCCAAAATTACGCGGCCCTCGACACCGAGAGCACTGCCCTCGAAAATTGGCTGGCCGAATTGCATCAGAAACACCCCGAAGAGCGCGCAAAATCGGAGTCGCGCGCCCTTGAGGATCGCTTCGATTTCGTCCTCACCGGGCTGGAGCGCGAGATCAGCGAGGCGCTGCGCTCGCAGACCAATTTCCTCGCGCGCGCGGCCCTCACCCGAAAATCCTTGTCGGACGAGGACCGCGACTTTATCCTCGAATTGCTCGCCGAGCGGGTCGAGGATATCTTGAGTCGCTCGCGCCAGCAGGTGCTGGCCGATGTCGATGCGATCGAGGGGCGCATCGCCCAGGAGATCGGGACGATTATCGCCCAACTTCCACTGGTCGACGCGCGCGCGATGAAGCGGCGCCTGGAGGGCTTCTTCGACGAGACGCGCGTGCTAAAATTGTTGCTCGGCGAGCGCGTCTTTGGGCAATTGAGCGCCCAGACCGCCGGGCGCATCGACGCGGCGGGGCGCAGCGCCCTCGACGAGATTCGCGGCGGGGCCGATGGCGCCCCGATCTGGAAGCGCGCGCTGCGCCGCCTCTTGCCCGATGCCCGCGGCCACCTCACCACCGAACTCGCAAGGTGGTATGAGGAATTTTTCCTTGCCGCCCAACGCTTTTCAGATAGTGTGCAGCGCGACCTTCATCTGCTCAAATTAGAGTCGGATTATCGCTTTGACGTCTCGCTGCCGGCTCAATTTCTCCAGAAACAATTGAATTCATGATGACATCGACGCGCTCAAAACTACTCATTGCAACCTGCACCCTGCTCTGCATCGCCGCGCTGAGCGGCTGCGACCCGAAGTCGTCGGAGTCGAACGCCGACGCGTCCGAGCCGACCGATATCTCCAGCACCGATAGCGGGTCGTCCGAGAAGGCCGAGGCCGCGCCCCAAAGCGAAGATCAATCAGGCTCCGCGCGCCCCAGCGCGACCTCTCCGAATGGCGCCGAAGTCGCGCTTGAGCCGCCGCTAGAGATCGCCGGGATGCTCCAAAGCGAAGATCTCAAGGCGCTCAACGCCGGTGAAATCTCCAGCGAAAAGCTCGCCGGCAAGGCCGCTACGCCGACCTATAACTCCGTGCGCCTCTTCCCGAAAAAGGGCTCATCCTACGGCGTCGGCATGCAGGTTTGGAAATTCGAGGACGATAGCAAGGCGGTCGATTTTGTGGCGCACATGCGCCCGCAATACCTCGGCGTCGAGGACGCGCCGGCCGACGCTCCCACGCCCGGCGAACGCGCGTTTGTCGCGTCGCGCGCGGGCATCCAAAACTACGTCTTCGCCCCCAAAGATGGGGCCCATCACGTGTTCGCCCTCTCCTGCAGCGACGACTTCTGCAAGGGCGGGTGGTCCGACCTCAAGACCCTCGCCAGCACCGTTGAAAAGCGCGTAATTGGCGAGAAAGTCGAGCCGAAAAAAGAGCTTAAGAAAGACGCAAAAAAGGCCGCGAAGAAATAATCCTCGCGGCCTGCAATCGGCGTCGCTTCAAGCGCGGCGCTTAGCCCACCTGAATCTTCGAAATATCAGCAACCCGCATAAATAGGCTGCGCAATTCGCCGAGCAACGCGATGCGATTGTCGCGCTGGGCCGCGTCCTCGGCCATGACCATGACGTTGTCGAAGAAGTCGTCGACCGGCGACTTCAGGCTGATCAACGCCTGACAAGCCTTCGGCCAATCATGGGCCTCGACGGCGGCCTCGACCTCTTTTTGGGCGCCCAGATACGCCGCGTAGAGCGCGGACTCCTGGGGCTCGGCGAAGAGCGCCTCGTCGACCGGCGCCGCGGCGTTCTCCTCGGTCTGCTTCTTCAAAATATTGACCACGCGCTTGAAGCCCGCGGCGAGCGGCTCGAAATCGGGCTCGGTGCGCAGCGCGGCCAGCGCCTCGACGCGCTCGCGCACGCTCAAAACGTCGTCGCGATTCGCGGCGAGCACCGCGTCCACGACGTCGGTCGGGAAGTCACCGGAGAGTTGATATTTCAGACGGGTCGACGCGAAGTCGAGGAGCTGCTCAATCAGCTCATCGGTCTCGGTCTCCAGCGGGGTCTCCATCAGCGCCGTCTCGTCGTCGTCATCCGGCACCACTTCATAGGCCGAAATCGCCATCTCAAACAGCTCGCTCAGGCTGATGCTATACTCGCGCTCCTGCAGGATACGAATCACGCCGAGCGCCGCGCGACGAAGCGCGTAGGGGTCCGAGGTGCTGGTCGGGATGAGGCCAATGCCGAAGCAGCCGACGAGCGCGTCGAGCTTCTCGGCGAGCGCCACGATCGCGCCGACGTCGGAAGACGGCACGTCATCATCGGCGCCGCCGGGCATATATTGCTCGTGGATCGCCTGGGCGATCGCCGGCTCCTCGCCGTCGGCCAGCGCATATTCGCGGCCCATGACGCCCTGCAGATCGGGGAATTCGCCGACCATATCGGTCAGCAGATCAACCTTGCTCAACAGCCCGCCGACCTCGGCGCAGCGCTCGACATCCTCGTCGAACCCGAGCGCCCACGAGATATCGCCCGCCAACGCGGCCATGCGCATCGAGCGGTCATACATCGAGCCGAGTTTTTGCAGCCACACAACATCGTCGAGCTTCTCAAGACGCGCTTCGAGCGTGCTCTTGAGGTCTTTATCCCAGAAGAAACGCGCGTCATCCAGGCGGGCTCGGAGCACGCGAAGGTTGCCGTCATAGACCTCTTTGGGGTCCACCACCGGCGTATTATAGATGACGCAGCAGGTCGAGATCAGCGGGCCGCCCTCTTCGGTGGCGAGGCTGAAATAGCGCTGGTGAGAGCGCATCGACGAGATAAGAACTTCGTCGGGGAGCTCGAGATACGCGTCGCCAAAATTGATGGCGATGCCGTGGGGTTTCTCGAGCAAGAAGGTCACCTCGTCGACCAGGTCCGGGTCCTTGACGAGCACGCCACCGGCGGCGTCGGCCATCTCCTGGAGCAGGCGCTCGATGGTCGCGCGGCGCTCGGCCGGGTCGACCACGACATGGGCCGCGTTGAGGCCGTCGATATAGCCCGCGATGTCTTTGACCTCGAAGGCGTCGGGCGCCGCGAAGCGATGCCCGCGCGTCAGGTTCGAGCTGTCGACGCCGGCAAAGCTCAGCGGCACGACTTCGCCGTCGGCGACCGCCAGAATCCAGCGCACCGGGCGGGCGAAGCGCTCACGACGCTCGGCCCAGCGCATCGACTTGGGGAAGTTGAGCTTCTGGATGATCTCGCGGAGCAGCTCCGGCAGCAGCTCCGCGGTCGGCTGACCCGCCTCGAAGACGTTGGCGGCGAGGTATTCGCCCTTGTCGGTCTCGACGGTGTAGAGGTCGGCCGGGTCCACGCCCTGCCCGCGCGCAAAGCCCAGCGCCGCCTTGGTCGGCTCGCCGTCCTTGAACGCGACCTTGGCCGGCGGGCCAGTGCGCTCTTCCTGAATGTCGGTCTGTTTGGCGGCCAGCCCCTCGACCAGAAGCGTCAGGCGACGCGGCGTGGCCACGGTGCGCAGGCTCTCGTACCCCAGGCGCAGCTCGTCGGCGCGCGCGGCGAAGGTCGCCTCGATCTGCGCGAGCGCGGGTTGGCAAAAACTTGCGGGGAGCTCTTCACAGCCAATCTCGAAAATCAATTGCATGGGCTTTTCTTGGTCAACGATGGGTACTTAAATTCGGGTCTTAACAACGCGACGTGTCGGGCGAAAACGCGGCTTAATCGGACGATTCTTCGGCCAATAATTTCGCGGCGTCCTCGGGGGCGAGCAGCGGGTAACCGAGCTCTTTTCGCTGCGCCAAGAATCCCTTCGCGGTCATCTGCGCGAGCGTGCGGATGCGGCGAATATATTTCTGGCGCTCCGTCACGCTGATCGCGCCGCGCGCGTCCAACACGTTGAAGGTGTGCCCGGCCTTCATCGTATAGTCGTAGGCGGGCAGGATCAGGCCCTGCTCGGCGAGGCGTTTGGCCTCGGCCTCAAATTCGTCAAACCACTTAAAATGCAGCTCGGTATTGGCCTGGTCGAAGTGGAATTTACTGAACTCGACCTCTTCCTGGTGGCGGATTTGCCCGTAGCTTACGCCCGGGGCCCACTCCAGGTCGTACACGCTGTCGACGCCCTGCAGGAACATCGCGATGCGCTCAAGCCCGTAGGTGATCTCGGCCGGCACGATGTCCAGCTCGATGCCACCGACCTGCTGGAAATACGTGAATTGCGTGGCCTCCATCCCGTCGATCCAGACCTCCCAGCCAAGCCCCCAGGCGCCGAGCGTCGGCTGCTCCCAATCGTCTTCGACCAGGCGAAGGTCGTGCTCCATCTTGTCGATACCGATGGCGTAGAGGCTGTCCCAATACAGGTCGAGCACGTTGGCCGGGCTGGGCTTTAAGAGCACTTGGAACTGAAAATACGCCCCGAGGCGGTTCGGGTTCTCGCCGTAGCGCCCGTCGCTGGGGCGCCGGCACGGCTCCGCGTACGCGACCTTCCAGGGCTCCGGCCCCAGCGCGCGCAAAAACGTCGCCTTGTTATAGGTGCCCGCGCCTTTCTCGACGTCCCAAGGTTGCTGCAAAACGCAGCCCTGGTCGGCCCAGAACTTCTGAAGAGTGAGGATAATATCTTGAAAGAGCATGATATTCGGTGTCGAAATAGTGAAGTTTTGTCGCGACGCGCTCGTCATTGAGTGCGCGCCTCGATTGGACCCCACGCTATAGCGCCTGGGGGCGGGTTGCGGCAAATGAAAATTGGAGGTGCGGGGGTGTTTTTGGGGCACGGGGGCGATAAAAGAAAACGCCGCTCCCACACGATTGTATGGGGGCGGCGTTTGTGATGCGAGCTATGCGTGATCAGCGATAGCGTCCCAGGAAGGTTTCCCCATCGCCAGAGTTATCGGAGACGGCGAGGTCTCCATCTTCGTTGACCGCCACGCGCCAGGCACCCTGGCTCATCTCGATCTCATCGATGACCTGCGGGTTGCTTCGGTCGCTCAGGTCGACCAACTTCACCCCAGCTTGCCCGACGGCTGTGACGCGGGCCATAAGTCGGCCTGCAAGCATCTGGCCGAGCTTCGCTGAACATATCCCTATGCGCCTGACAACACTCTCTGCGCCTGACAAAGTGGGGGGGGGGCAGGCGTGGCGGGTCAGAACATATTCTTGGGCCCCATCAGCGCGACTCAAACGCCTTATACGCCAAAACCGCCCAGATGAGCGTGCCCAATAGGAGCGCCGAGCCGAGCGCGAGCAGCAACCAAGAAACCCCCGACCCGGCCATGCCGAAGAGCGACGTAAACACCCCCAACGTCGCTTCTAGCCCACTTCCGGCGTCGTTCTCTATCATCTGCTCGCCGGCCTGCACGGTCGGGCCGCACGCGGAGCGCCCCATGGACCCGAGCCCTAAGAGCACCAGGCCGCTGGTACCCGTGAGCAGGCCCAGACAGCCCGACATGACCCGAAAGGGTGTACGAAATTTGTTCGGCTCGGCGGGCTCAAGCTGCATATCTTTGATCCTTTTGAGGCGCGCTCAATCCCAATGGCGCGGGTTCACCTTTAAGTAAATCGATGCTGCCCGGGTTGACAAGCCCAATAGGCTGCTGCAGGTTCCTCGGCGTGTTGGTGCTGCCGGGGCGAGTCCGCGGCGGCTTAAAAGGGAATCCGGTGCGAATCCGGAGCTGCCCCGCAGCGGTAAGTGAGAACGAACCCCACATCTGTGCACTGGTCCCCGAGGGGGCCGGGAAGCCGTGGGGCGTAGGAATTCGGTGCAAATCGACCCGCTCACGAGTCCGAAGACCTGCCCGCATCTGGCCGGCGAGCGATCGCCGCAGGCCAGCTTGACCCGGAAGCCTCGTGGGAAGGTTTCGGTCCGAGCAGACCCCTCTGTGCACCCCTGCCCCGACCTGTGTCCATTCCTGCGCTTTCGCCCCCCTTTTATTAAGCCCAGGAGCGCGCAAATGCCGTCGAATCCGCCCCAAAACGTCGAAACCTCTCTGCCCACCCCGCCCACCGAATGCCGTCTCGTCGAGATGGTCTTCCCCCAGCAAACCAACCACTATGGCACGCTCTTTGGCGGCCAGGCGCTGGCCCTGATGGACAAGGCCGCGTTCATCTGCGCGTCGCGCTACGCACGCCGCACGGTGGTGACCGCGAGCAGCGAGAAATGCGATTTTCACGTCCCGGTGCGCCAGGGGCAATTGGTCGAGCTCATCGCCCGGATCATCGCCACCGGGCGCACCTCGCTGACGGTCGAGGTCGACCTCTATGCCGAAGATCTCTTGACCGGCGACCGCCAACTCGGCACCCGCGGGCGCTTCGTGATGGTGGCGCTGGACGCGCACGGGAACCCGGCGGTGGTGCCGGGGTTGGCCGGAAAAGTATGTGATTCGGAGCGCCCTCAACCCTGAAGACGGTCAGCGCGACGAGATGTCGATAGCGATTGAGAATTCAGAGACGACTCGGAAGACGTAAGGCTTCGCCTTCGGGTGCCACCGCCGCAGTCGATTCGCGACTTCGTCGTCTCGGGCGTTGCACGCAGCGGAGATTCGGGGGATGCCTGGCGATAAAGGGGCGCGGCGAGATGCGGCATGGTAATTCGGAAAGCGCGCCCCATTTATATTCATTGCGGGCGAGCCGCCCGCGCTCCATTTAGATTATTTACTCACCTTTGTGCTAAATTAAGCAGCAACCATCCGGAAGCGGCGAAGCAAACGCGCTACCAACTCTAATCATTCGCTTCCGCTGGTCGGAGATCATCGAATATAGAGGTCTTCTACAATTGGCCGCGAGTACACCCGGCACTCGATTTGGTCAGTCCAGCCAAGTCTGAAATGGCCACTGCGGCCTAAAGTAGGTGTCCGTTAAGTCAGAGCAACGTCACTTATCGTCAACTAGGTAACCGTCGGAAGTGCTGTGAGGTAAACCGTGCTCGTTCTACATTATCATTGGCATCCAGACGGCGGGGCGCATCTATGGGGTGAGGACCCGGGGAGTGCGGCGCAGCATCCGCCAAAGCGGGGGCGTCCGCCTCGGGTTCCGAGGCCGCGCGCGCATCCCTTCGCCGCGTCGGTGACGGCATTGCGGGCGGTGCTCGGCGAGGTTGCTGAATGTGTGGGGACTGATGAGTG encodes:
- a CDS encoding homoserine kinase, with translation MHASEAQNIPQKVTAFAPATVGNVAVGFDILGFALDTIGDTVTLHRTEQRGVEISDIRGVVTDLPRGADENTATVGLVQFLADFGLPFGLRVEIDKGIPLGSGMGGSAASAVAAIVAANAFVGGKLLRTEILSYALLGESVASGDVHGDNVTPSLYGGLTLTRSLEPIDVVQIPVPDEICCVLVHPEHRIDTRNARQVIPKDLPLSTFVQQSANLAGFLSGCFMGDTELIRNSLQDLLIEPHRAPLIPGFSQVRQAALSNGALGCSISGAGPSVFAWVKNQADAEAVRDAMRAAFAGASVESSAWISSLNCPGASIVEEG
- the thrA gene encoding bifunctional aspartate kinase/homoserine dehydrogenase I, with product MTPVSNATVGNWAVHKFGGSSLANAERYRLVAEVIQQQSAPKKAVVVSAMGGVTNRLIELVDLARARDSAYRRRLDALKEDEFALIEALLPADKALALESRLKDDFRDIEDVLRAVWLLGTASETVVELISGYGELWSAQVLCGVLAAQEVSVDWLDAREALRVSPGEMGPQIDWERSGELLRAWMGSRDVDYLVITGFIATNPEGIPTTLGRNGSDFSASIFASLLDAQAIHIWTDVDGVMSANPRQVPDAHVLDALSYKEAMELAYFGAGVIHPRTMAPAVKKSIPIFIRNTFRSELAGTRIHLPEEVVEGGPAPSVKGFATVDEVALVNVEGTGMIGVPGIAHRLFGVLREAGVSVTMISQASSEHSICFAVPQAQAMLVKDAVRQGFFAALHQGQIQTVEVTPNCSILAVVGDKMAGITGVAATFFGALGKAGVNIRAIAQGSSERNISVVVDQKDATRALRAAHSGFYLSNQTLSVGIIGPGNVGATLLNQLAEQVDRLRDNDHIDIRVRGIIGNRKMLLEEGRIALEDWAEVLEADAVDAELDAFVDHIQTDYHPHAVLIDCTASDAIAGKYAEWMERGIHVITPNKKANTASMEYYRRLKASGRYHLYETTVGAGLPIVQTLRDLIRTGDEITQIEGIFSGTLSYLFNAFNGERPFSHILSEAKKLGYTEPDPREDLSGMDVARKVVILAREMGLTIELSDVEVESLVPEGLEKGSTEEFMAAVPAYDAELASRLQKARDAGKVLRFVGSVTREGKATVQLREYDKDHAFARIHLTDNIVEFRTRRYSQNPLIVQGPGAGPGVTAGGIFADLLRLAAYVGAPM
- a CDS encoding single-stranded DNA-binding protein gives rise to the protein MSLNKAMIIGNLGADPEVRFTQSGTAVGNLRIATNEKWTDKSGQRQERTEWHRVVVFGKTAENCQKYLKKGRQIFVEGRIQTNEWQDKDGNKRYTTEIVASNVTFLSGGSGGGDYSDSGSSSGGGGYTQERPQVESNYDQSFNDDEIPF